The following are encoded together in the Coleofasciculus chthonoplastes PCC 7420 genome:
- a CDS encoding GntR family transcriptional regulator: protein MVQHHIQPDSEIPASKQLFDQIQFAIASRQYPPGHKLPSTRQLAMETGLHRNTISKVYRQLEETGLVASIAGSGIYVKAQGHEGGTQRQSPILKQYPQASSIVQQSLDELLSQGCSLNEARELFLAEIDWRLRCSARVLVTVESRDMGAGELMVQELESALGIPVQLVPLEELEQTLERTNSGTVVTSRYFIQKAEAIAAPKSVRVIPVDIHDYGEEIEIVKTLPKDSCLGCVSLSGGILRIVDVIIHSLRGDDLLLITAQVNDKYKLNALVRSARTIISDQASYDAVKRAILDARDDLIRPPKLVCSENYIGTKSINLLKRELGLG from the coding sequence ATGGTTCAGCATCATATCCAGCCCGATAGCGAAATCCCTGCTTCAAAGCAGCTATTCGACCAAATTCAGTTTGCGATCGCCTCTCGTCAATATCCACCGGGACATAAATTGCCCAGTACCCGTCAGTTAGCCATGGAGACGGGGTTGCATCGGAATACAATCAGTAAAGTGTACCGCCAGCTTGAAGAAACAGGACTGGTTGCATCCATCGCTGGATCAGGGATTTATGTCAAAGCCCAGGGTCATGAAGGTGGCACTCAGCGCCAATCTCCGATCCTCAAGCAATATCCACAAGCATCCAGCATTGTTCAGCAGAGTCTGGACGAATTACTCTCGCAAGGATGTTCCCTCAATGAAGCCCGCGAACTCTTTTTAGCCGAAATTGACTGGCGGTTGCGCTGTAGTGCTAGAGTGCTGGTTACCGTAGAGTCACGAGATATGGGCGCAGGGGAGTTAATGGTGCAAGAATTGGAATCCGCCCTGGGAATTCCCGTCCAGTTAGTCCCCTTAGAAGAATTAGAGCAAACCCTAGAACGCACCAATTCCGGTACAGTCGTCACCAGCCGCTATTTTATCCAAAAAGCCGAAGCGATCGCCGCGCCCAAATCTGTGCGGGTGATTCCGGTGGATATCCACGATTACGGAGAAGAAATCGAAATTGTTAAAACTCTCCCCAAAGATAGCTGTCTGGGCTGTGTAAGTTTGAGTGGGGGTATTCTACGGATTGTAGATGTGATTATCCACAGTTTGCGTGGGGATGATTTACTCCTGATTACCGCTCAGGTTAATGATAAATATAAACTTAATGCCTTAGTCCGTAGTGCGCGAACAATTATTAGCGATCAAGCCAGTTATGATGCCGTTAAACGGGCAATTCTAGACGCCAGGGATGATCTGATCCGTCCGCCTAAGCTGGTTTGCAGTGAAAATTATATTGGCACAAAATCGATTAATTTACTCAAACGTGAGTTGGGTTTAGGGTAA
- a CDS encoding dienelactone hydrolase family protein, which yields MTAREIKSDWVKITNGSLQIDAYLAMPVGEKSLPGVVVLQEIFGVNDHIRDVTQRIAKEGYVAIAPALYQRQAPGFETGYTEADLKIGKEYKAQTKAEELLGDIQAAIDYLRGQTPVKSNAIGCIGFCFGGHVAYLAATLPDIKATASFYGAGIATMTPGGDEPTITRTQDITGTIHLFFGLDDASIPAEQVNQIEAELKKQQISHQIFRYEGADHGFFCDQRASYNPQAAKDAWEKVKTLFQQEL from the coding sequence ATGACGGCTAGAGAAATCAAAAGCGATTGGGTGAAGATTACAAACGGCTCTCTACAAATAGACGCTTACTTAGCGATGCCCGTGGGAGAGAAGTCTTTACCAGGGGTGGTCGTGTTGCAGGAAATTTTTGGCGTGAATGACCATATCCGAGACGTGACTCAGCGGATTGCCAAAGAGGGATATGTCGCGATCGCACCCGCCCTCTATCAACGCCAAGCCCCCGGTTTTGAAACGGGATACACAGAAGCTGACCTGAAAATCGGTAAGGAGTATAAGGCGCAAACGAAGGCGGAGGAACTGCTGGGTGACATCCAAGCGGCGATTGACTACTTACGGGGGCAAACACCCGTTAAATCGAATGCGATCGGCTGTATCGGCTTCTGTTTTGGGGGTCATGTCGCCTATCTAGCGGCAACCTTACCCGACATCAAAGCCACAGCCTCCTTCTATGGTGCAGGAATTGCCACGATGACGCCAGGAGGAGATGAACCAACGATTACCCGCACTCAGGATATTACGGGAACCATCCATCTCTTCTTTGGTTTGGACGATGCTAGCATCCCGGCTGAACAAGTTAACCAGATTGAAGCTGAACTGAAAAAGCAGCAAATTTCCCACCAGATCTTTCGCTATGAGGGCGCTGATCATGGATTTTTCTGCGATCAACGTGCTAGCTATAACCCACAAGCGGCAAAAGATGCTTGGGAAAAAGTGAAGACGCTATTTCAGCAGGAACTGTAG